ACCGAGTGGATCGCGCCGATGCGCGCGCACGCGAGGATCGCAAAGCAGGCCTCGGGGATCATCGGCATGTAAATGATGACCCGGTCGCCGCGGGTAACACCGAGCGACTGAATCATGGCCCCGGCGCGATTCACCTCTTCGTCTAGCTCGCGATAAGTGAAGTGCTTCTCCGCGTCCACTTCGGTCGAGATCCATATCAGCGCCTTCTGTTCGCCGCGCGCGGCGAGGTGCCGGTCGACAGCGTTGTAGCAGAGGTTCGTCTCGCCACCGACGAACCACTTCGCGAACGGCGGCCGCGAATAGTCCAGCACCTTGGAGAAGGGTCTCTCCCAGTGTATGCGCGTCGCTTCCTCCGCCCAGAAACCCTCGCGGTCCTCGATCGAGCGGCGGTGGAACTCCCGGTAGGCGGTCATGCGCTCATGTCCACGACGATGCGGCGCGTGATCTTCGCCTCGATGAAGTCGTCGAACACCGTCGGCAGATCGGCAAAGGGTATCGTGCGCGCCATTTCATTCAGCAGCGGCGGGCGCATGTCGGTAGCGAGCCGCCGCCACACCTCGCGCTCGAGCTCGGGCGAAAGTGCGTCGGTGGAGTTGATGCCGAGGAGGCTCACGCCTCGCAGGATGAATGGCAAAACCGTGGTCGTCAGGTTTGGGCTCGCGGCGAGACCGATCGAAGCAACGACGCCGTTGGGCTTCATCGTGCTCAGAATCCACGCGAGGACCTCTCCGCCGAGGCTGTCTACCGCGCCCGCCCAGGTCGACTTGTCGAGCGGACGGATCTTGGCCAGGTCGAGGCTCTGGCGCAGCAGGATGTCCTTCGCCCCCAGCCTCTTCAGCCACTCGGCCTCGCCGTCCTTGCCGGTGAGCGCGGTGACTTCGTAGCCGAGACTGGTGAGTGCGGCGAGCGCGATGGACCCGACGCCGCCGGTCGCGCCATCCACGACCACCGGGCCGTTTCCGGGCTTCGAGCCGTTCAGCTCCATTTTCTGGATCGCCAGGGCTGCCGTGTAGCCTGCCGTGCCGAGGGCCATCGCTTCCCAGAGCGTCATGCCCTCGGGAAGCTTCACCGCCCAGGCGGCGGGGATGCGTGCGTATTCGGCGAAGCCACCGTCGTGCTTCACCCCGAGCAGGCGCCCGACCGCGAGCACGGAATCGCCTTCGGCGAAGCCTGGCACCGACGAGGAGACGACCGTTCCCGCAAGGTCGATGCCACCGATGCAGGAGGGGCGCATCAGGATCCGGCCCTTGCCGGTCCCGGCGAGCGCGTCCTTGTAGTTGACGTCCGAGTAGGCGACGCGCACGACCAGCTCGCCCGGGTCGAGCTCGTCGAGCGAGCACTCGACGAACTGCGCGGTGACCTTCTTGTCGGCTTCGCTCAGCCGGAACGCCTTGAACTTATCCACGCATCCTCCTCACTTCCAGCTCCGAACACCACGTTGACCCACATCGTAAATCACATCCACCCGGCAGGCGAAGCGTCGCGCACCACTCGAATACCAGATCCGGACGAGTAGCGGACGTCAGAGAACGGCGTATTACCGGAGCAAGTATTGGTAGAACGGGTCGTGCGTGCACCGGCGACCTCTTGACCGATTCTGCTGACGGCGCAAACGAAAAACCCCTTTGGAGTTCTCTCGGGTTGGATGTAGCCTTTGTCATGCTGGACGCCTTCACCACGCCCGAGGCTTGGATAAGCCTCGCGACTCTGACCGCGCTCGAGATCGTACTCGGGATCGACAACATCGTTTTCATCACGCTGCTCGCGGGGAAGCTTCCGCCGTCCCAGAGGCATGCAGCCACCCGTTTCGGGCTCGCAGGCGCCCTCGTCACGCGACTGCTGCTCCTCCTCACGCTGCGCTGGGTGATGAAGCTCTCGACCCCCCTCTGGACCGTTCTGGACCATCCCGTCACCGGTCGCGACCTCGTTCTGATCCTGGGGGGACTCTTCCTCGTTGCCAAAGCCACGATCGAGATTTACGAAAAGGTCGAAGCCGCACACCCCCTGGGGAAGTCGCAGGTGGGCGGGGGTAAGGGCCGCATGCTCTCGATCGTTCTCCAGATCATGCTGCTCGATATCGTCTTCTCGCTCGATTCCGTGATCACGGCCGTGGGCATGGTCTCACAGATCGAGATCATGGTCGTGGCGGTCGTCATTGCCATCGTGGTCATGCTCGTCTTTGCCGCGCCGATCGGGGACTTCGTGGAGCGCCACCCGAGCATCAAAATCCTCGCCCTGTCCTTTCTCGTCATGATCGGGGTTCTGCTCGTCGCCGAGGGAACGGGGCAGCACTTCAACCGGGGTTACGTTTACTTCGCCATGTTGTTCAGCCTGACGATCGAGCTTTTGAACATGCGCTACCGCTCGCGCCACATGGAGAGATAGGAGCCCCGATCCGAAGCGGCTTACCTCTCGACATGCGCTTCGAGCTCCGCGAGATACCGGTGGGCCTCGGGATTCTCGGAGTCGACCTCCGTGAGACGCCTCGCATAATCAATCGCCTTGGACCAGTCCTCGAGCTCGCGATGGAGGTGGGCCAGCGCGAGGAGCAGATCGCGATCGTAAGGATGGCGGTCGATGGCGGCGGTGAACACTGCGGCGGCTCCGTCCAGGTCGCCCGTGCTCTGGAGCGCGACCCCATGCACGTAGCTGAAGCGCGGCTCCTCGGGCTGGAGCATGGCCGCCCGAGCGAGCTCGGGCAGGGCTTCCTGGGCGCGCCGTTGTCGAACGAGCGTCAGGCCCAGCGCATGGTGAAGGGCGGGGTCGTCGGGTAGCCTCTCGAGAGCTTGCCGGAGAAGCGCTTCCCCCTCGTCGTCCATTCCTTCGACACGAAGCAGATCCGCCAGATTCACGTAAGCCCCTGCGAAGTCAGGGTCCACCCGAATCGCGGTCTCGAAGGCACGTCTCGCCTGAGGACGCTCGCCCAGGGCGAGATGCAGATTGCCCAGGTTCAAGTGGGATTCGGGCCAGTCGGCGTTTCGGAGCTGGGCGTCACGAAACTCCGCGATGCCCTCTTCGCGCGCCACAGCCTGTTGCGGGGTGAAGAGCTCCTTGGGGACCGTTCCCAGGACGCGAGCCGCCTCGATCCGAACCGAGGGCATCGGGTCGCGCAGAAGGGGCACCACGAATTGGTGGCGCTCCGCCGGCGTCAACCCTTCCGCACTCTCGACCGCGCCCATTCGCACGAGGGGGTCGGGATCCGTGCGGGACTCCAAGAGAGTGGTTCCCGCACCCCCGGCAGGAAACGCGGCCATCATCGACAGGGCCGTGGCCCGCACAATCGCTGGGAGCTCCGCATCCCCTGCGAGCCTATCGAGTCCGCGACCGGCGGACGGTGCACCACGCCGGGCGGCCGCGAGGGCCTCCCCATAGTGAGGCGAGACCTCCTCCCCGTACCATCGAACCACTGCCTCTCGAGCCCAGGCGGGATCTCGGTCGCGATGGCAGCCGCTGCAGGCGTTCGGCACTCCAATATCGAGGGAGAGATCGGGCCTCGGAATGCGGAAACTGTGATCGTGTCTCGGGTCGACGACCATGTAGGTACGAGCCGGCATATGACATTCGACGCAAGACGCACCGGCAGAACCTGGCGAGTGATGATGATGGGAGGTGGAGTCGAACTTCTCGGGCAAGTGGCACCCGGCGCAAACCGAGTTGCCTTCACCACGGACGGTAAGGGCATGAGGATCGTGACAGTCCTTGCAGGTCACTCCCCGCTGATACATCTTGCTCTGGAGAAACGAGCCGTAGACGTAGACCTCCTCCAAGATCTGTCCGTCGGGGAAGTAGAGAGGCTCCGTGAGCAGGGCGGGTCGATGCGAAGCCATGAGCGGCTGACCGTGCTGGTAGCCCGCCCGCTGCGGCGATCGGCGTGCGTGGCATCGCGCGCAGGTCTCGATCTCCATTCGGGACGAGCGCGCGGGCGACCGCGTCGATAGGCCGGTCTCCATATCCATCATCCAGGTCCCGCCGTCATCGTCCGAGAGGCTCACGGTGAGGCCGTTTTGCGCCGGTCGATTTCCTTCTTCGGTCTCCGCCCAGGCGACGTGACGCGAGCCCGGCCCGTGGCAGGCCTCGCAGGCGACGTCGATCTCGGACCATTTCGTTTCGTAGCCGTCGACGTCGACGTCGAAGCCCTTTTCGAGAGCCGTCGAATGGCACTCGGCACACATCAAATTCCAGTTCTGGCGCAGCTTCGTCCAGTGGAGGGGATCTCGATGATCGATCGTCTCGTCCGGGTAGAGGTGGAACCACCTTTGGCCGCCAACCGCCTCGGGCCGGGTGTCCCAGGCGATGCTGAGCGCCTGATACCGGCCTTTGGGGAACGCGACGAGATATTGCTGGAGAGGATCGGCTCCAAACGTGTACTCGATCTCGTACTCGGCGAGCTGGCCGTCGGGCCCATCCGTCTCGACGAGGAATTTACCGTCGCGTTTCGAGAAGGTCGACGTCACTCCGCGGTTTGCGAATTGCACTCCGGAAAAATCGCCCTTCACCGTCGCCTCGGTGGCAGGCTCCATCGCGAGGTCGTGATGGGAGCCCTCCCAGAGCTCCTCCTGCGCCGGGTGGCAGCGAGCGCACGTTTCTCGTCCGACGAACGTCGAAGACTCCTCGTTCCGTGAGCTCTCCTCGGGCGCGCGGCCGCAAGCGAGTAACCCTGCCAAAACGAGGATGCCCCATCGACTCGGTCGAGACACGGGCCCCAATCCTAGCATCGACCCCGGTCATCGAGCCACGAACGATGAGTGTTTGTCCTCAACGGCTAAGTCGTGGGAGGCGCTCGGTCGTGCGAGTCTGATGAGAGGGGTCAGACGCGAGTGAGTTGCGGTAGGTTATCGAAGTGTTGATCCCGGTCGCAGAGAACGAGGTCGTGCGGTAGCACGAGCGCGGCGATCCACATGTCGTTGGTCGGAATTGGCGTTGCCTGGCGGCGCAGCTGCCGATAAACCGTAGCGTAGTGGTGCGTCGTTTGCTCGTCGGCGTAGAGCAAATCGACCCCGTCCTTTGCAAGGAAAGCACGCAAGTTCCGCTCGTTCTTCGCGCCTTGCTTTCCGACCGCGAATCCTGCCCGCAACTCTCCCAACACGATAAACGGAAGATAGACGTCCTG
The Vicinamibacteria bacterium genome window above contains:
- a CDS encoding acryloyl-CoA reductase; translation: MDKFKAFRLSEADKKVTAQFVECSLDELDPGELVVRVAYSDVNYKDALAGTGKGRILMRPSCIGGIDLAGTVVSSSVPGFAEGDSVLAVGRLLGVKHDGGFAEYARIPAAWAVKLPEGMTLWEAMALGTAGYTAALAIQKMELNGSKPGNGPVVVDGATGGVGSIALAALTSLGYEVTALTGKDGEAEWLKRLGAKDILLRQSLDLAKIRPLDKSTWAGAVDSLGGEVLAWILSTMKPNGVVASIGLAASPNLTTTVLPFILRGVSLLGINSTDALSPELEREVWRRLATDMRPPLLNEMARTIPFADLPTVFDDFIEAKITRRIVVDMSA
- a CDS encoding TerC family protein, with translation MLDAFTTPEAWISLATLTALEIVLGIDNIVFITLLAGKLPPSQRHAATRFGLAGALVTRLLLLLTLRWVMKLSTPLWTVLDHPVTGRDLVLILGGLFLVAKATIEIYEKVEAAHPLGKSQVGGGKGRMLSIVLQIMLLDIVFSLDSVITAVGMVSQIEIMVVAVVIAIVVMLVFAAPIGDFVERHPSIKILALSFLVMIGVLLVAEGTGQHFNRGYVYFAMLFSLTIELLNMRYRSRHMER
- a CDS encoding tetratricopeptide repeat protein, with product MSRPSRWGILVLAGLLACGRAPEESSRNEESSTFVGRETCARCHPAQEELWEGSHHDLAMEPATEATVKGDFSGVQFANRGVTSTFSKRDGKFLVETDGPDGQLAEYEIEYTFGADPLQQYLVAFPKGRYQALSIAWDTRPEAVGGQRWFHLYPDETIDHRDPLHWTKLRQNWNLMCAECHSTALEKGFDVDVDGYETKWSEIDVACEACHGPGSRHVAWAETEEGNRPAQNGLTVSLSDDDGGTWMMDMETGLSTRSPARSSRMEIETCARCHARRSPQRAGYQHGQPLMASHRPALLTEPLYFPDGQILEEVYVYGSFLQSKMYQRGVTCKDCHDPHALTVRGEGNSVCAGCHLPEKFDSTSHHHHSPGSAGASCVECHMPARTYMVVDPRHDHSFRIPRPDLSLDIGVPNACSGCHRDRDPAWAREAVVRWYGEEVSPHYGEALAAARRGAPSAGRGLDRLAGDAELPAIVRATALSMMAAFPAGGAGTTLLESRTDPDPLVRMGAVESAEGLTPAERHQFVVPLLRDPMPSVRIEAARVLGTVPKELFTPQQAVAREEGIAEFRDAQLRNADWPESHLNLGNLHLALGERPQARRAFETAIRVDPDFAGAYVNLADLLRVEGMDDEGEALLRQALERLPDDPALHHALGLTLVRQRRAQEALPELARAAMLQPEEPRFSYVHGVALQSTGDLDGAAAVFTAAIDRHPYDRDLLLALAHLHRELEDWSKAIDYARRLTEVDSENPEAHRYLAELEAHVER
- a CDS encoding type II toxin-antitoxin system VapC family toxin, which gives rise to MRVALDTNRYSDFARGETAVREILETAQDVYLPFIVLGELRAGFAVGKQGAKNERNLRAFLAKDGVDLLYADEQTTHHYATVYRQLRRQATPIPTNDMWIAALVLPHDLVLCDRDQHFDNLPQLTRV